The following DNA comes from Cryptococcus deuterogattii R265 chromosome 2, complete sequence.
GAGTTGCCGGGTGCTGAGTGAAAGGAGCGCGCAAAGGACAAGATTAAGAACAAAGAAACGAGAAACGAGAAAACGAGGCGGTTTAATCGATAACTCTTCAACGTTGCTGTGATTCACTCTTCAAGGAGGGGAAAAGCTTAACAAACCAAGTTACAGGTACACTCCAAAAAACCCCTGGTTTATCTGCTTTAACAGTCCAACTTGTAACAGGTCAAAAGTCGTTATCAATGTCCCCCGACGATGAACCGCCGCGTCGGTCACTATCGTGTAACGAGCCCCACTTCCAATCAGATGCAGCCGTCGCCGCAGGCAACGACCATCTCTCCGCTACTCAACCGCACAAGGCACTCGGGAATCATAGTATggtggatggagaggagacGACAAGTGTTGAAGGACAACAAGAGCAAAGTAACGAAAATGATGAGGGCTCTATAACAaccacatcttctccagTACAACAGGTTGACCAccaaggggaaggggaaggtgGTGGCGACGACTTGGTCGATTCCGACGATGTGAATATGGAAGACGACGGATCGTTAGAGGTTTCCGCTGTGCCTCTGGCCGAAGAGGTAGACGAAGAATGGTGGGATTTGAAAATGCAGTGGGGCGGGAAAGTGTACGATATTCGCGTCGGTGGGAATGACATGTAAgtctctccccttcccgATTCTAGTAACTCTTCCGTTTGCTGAGACAAATATAATAATAACATAGGGTTTATGATTTCCGCGAAAGGATCGCTTCCCTCACGTCCGTCCCCCCCGACGCCCAGAAACTCATCGGTCTTTCGTCGGCTGTCAAGGGTAAACTCAATGCCTCACACGATGCCATGCGGTTCGCCCATCTAGGCGTTAAGAATGGCGGTAAATTCGTTTTGGTAGGGacaaaagtggaagaacGGTTTATCGATCCTATAAAGGCATTGCGGGAAGGCGAGGGTgcaggggaagatgagtttGATGTGGATTATAAAGGTAAAGGTCCAGGGAATGATCCAAGGAATAAAAGAAAGATACAAGAGATTATTGATAAAGTGCCGATTACGGTTGGTTCACAATTGCGTTTCATGGGGGCCCCCTAGCTGATATCTTAGCAGGTGATGAATGCTccgagagaaggaaagaaactCCTTGTACTCGACTTGGACTATAGTAAGCTTCTGTTCATACAAGGTTATTCCAGGTGAACTTAgacatttttttttattattcAGCAATCGTAGACACAAAACCTCTTTTAAACGGCgcccttccatcctcgGAATGTGCACGCCCAGGATTACATGACTTTCTCAAACTGTAGGTAGTTCGGGAATTTGGACTAACAAACATGTCTATAAGCTGATCTTGCTTCATAAGCGTTTATCCACATTACGATATTGTTATATGGTCGCAGACGTCTTGGCGATGGCTAGAAACCAAATTAGTAGAGTTGGACCTGATCAGTGATTCAAGAGAGTATAAGATTTCATTTGTAATAGATCGCAGTTGCATGTTTCCCGTAGGTCAATatcttcattttttcaAACCAgcccctctccccctcccattcccactcccactccccTTAATGTGCATGAGCTGATTTGAGAGTCAAAAGGTATTTTCTCAACGAAACGGCCAGCTGTACAAGCATGAAGTCAAACCTTTGGCATATTTATGGGCATCGTTCCCTCAGTGGTCAGCCAAGAACGTACGTTATTCCTCAGGTCAAGTCTCGGGAGCCACAAAAACTGACAATTAGCAAAGACTATACATGTCGATGACCTTTCTAGAAATTTTGCACTAAATCCCGGAGAGGGGTTAAAGGTATATCTTGTCCTTGCGTAAAGCTTTGGTTCCGAGAGACTGTCTGCGATTATAGCTGATGAATGATCTCCATGTGGATTAGATTCGAGCATTTAACAAGGCCGGTTCCCCTGATGGCCAGAGAGATAGAGAATTAATAAAGCTTGGGACATATGTAAGTACTCGGTCTAGTTTGTATAATGGCAAAAAGCTGGACGACTGATGTGATGGTGTCGGGACAGTTGTTAGGGATTGCTGCATCGGAGAAGGATTTCACAACGGTGAACCACAAGGTGAGAGAATACGCTGACATGAAAGTGGGAACTGCCGGACATGGGACTGATTAAGGTGTATGCAGTACTggagtggaaggggaaggagaggacgGCACTAAGGGACCGGACGGATGTTGTATGTGTATATGCATAAATATAATGTATATGTGGAGGTCGTGTGGCAAGTTGTATATAGTACGTATAGCCGTGGTTGTTTATAGCCGGGTCGCGAAGCCGTGTGATGATGGTACCTGCCGGGTTTTTCGTGTTTTCTCACACCGTCTTAAAAGTATTTCGACAGCGTATATACGTACGTATAAACCCATGAACCTTTGCTTTtcccacctccttctcacctCTATCAGCCTATAATGCGCATATCAATTGTACTCACAGCAGCCGCCCTTTTCGGATCCACCCTCATTTCAGCTCATACCCTCacatccattcctccacTCAACCTACCCGTCGTCATTCGAGCAGACACCAATGAGCCAGCCCCCGGCAACGGTACTCAGACTTGGAGTCAGGGCGATGATTGGATCCCCTTTAGCATCGTTATCGACCCTGCATATGGTATCGCAGGAGCCGTGCTGATATTGTCAGGAATCCCGGTGGCTGTGCTAGGCAGTAAGAACCGATGGTGAGTATGGAATGAGTCTGCTTATTGTCACACAAGTTAGTGTAGAGAGACTCAACAACCTTAGGTCGTCGCTGGCTGTAGCTTCAGGACTTGcgtttctcctcttcactctcgTCATGATACTTCGATTCGGGTGAGAAAGAATGATAATACATGTACAAATCGACAATCTAATACTGATGGCAACTGAATAGTGTTGAACCAAACCTTGCTCCGCCCTCTCCTCACCCACCGTCTGGCACGCTTCGGGGCCTCTACCTTCTTGCATGCctcatttcctcctttaTAGGTGCCGGACTCGgtatcttcttcttcaacttcacCAAGTATGCCATCTCAGCCGCAGGTGGTTTTACATTCGGATGGTTTCTCTTGGCTTTGCGACAAGGAGGTTTAATAACCTCTGTGGTTGGGCGGTGGGCTCTGCTTGGAGCTCTGACAGTTGTTGCTTTTATTGCCAGTTTGCCGAAACGGACCAATGACTTGATGATCCTTGTATCGACTGCTTGGATAGGAGCTACAGCATTTGTTTTGGGTGTAGATTGCTACACTCGGGCAGGGCTGAAAGAGGTGAATTTTGACGAATGTACTCGTGTTGGGTTTGCACTGACGATAGCATATTAGTTTTATGTTTATAATCTTGGGTTTCACGATCTTTTCCCCAAGTTGGACGGCGCAAAATACCCCCTTActcagatgatgataattGAATTGGGAATTCTAGGTGCGGTGGTCCTGGTAAGTCATGTTGGTATGATGACAAGTGCGTGAAATTGATTAGAAATCACAATAGATTGGTGCTGCCATTCAGTTCCGTGTCGTAGATATGCTCCAGAAACGTTTGAACCAAGTTCGcgacgaagaagcagctCGTATTGAGGAACAAGAAATATCAAAAGCCGCTGAACGTTTCAAGAATGTCGGTGCGGAGCTGGTCGagtgggaaaagaaacaCGGGGGAAACCCAGTCTCGGAATCTGGGCTTGACGGAACTGAGAAATCGGGGTCTGCCGGAAACGCATCATTCCCATCAGAATCGTATGCCCTTTCCTTTAGGAGCAACAGATCAAGCGTGCTACTGCCTCAACCGGAATTCAAAGTCTCGCAAGAGCCTAAAATCTTGAGTAAACGCGCATCGAGCAGTCTCAGTCTACTCGAACACGACACCTCGCCCCAAATGCTACGATCAAGCTCCTTGAGCCTGCCACGTATCGCAAGCGAATTGGGCGAAGGCTCTGAAAATCTCAACTCCTACACACCTACAAACAGTATGTTTTTGGGCATAGAAGAGTTGAAGCCTGAGCAGCCATTTATCGGTGTTGGTCGCGATAGTTCTGACCTCGAGAGCAAGCTCAGATTGCTCGAAGAGATTAAAAAGGCTCGTGAAAGCGTACAAGGTAGTTTGGAATTGCTGAGATCGAGAACCCCTAATGGAACTCAGTCTGTCGCTGGACCATCCAGAGCAGTCAAACCGGCTGAGTTTGAAGAAAGGCAGCGGAGGCATTCCAGCGTATCCACTAGATTACTGGATGAGGCAAAGGTGCAATCTGTCCCGGGCGCATTAAATCGTCCGCCATTCCAGAGCCATATGACCGAGACGCCACCACAGCACTCCGAGTGGGATACGTACCTTGCCGAAAGAAAGATTATCAGCCCTGTTGCGAGCTCTTCGCCCAATTCTGCCTTCTTGTCGGTCGATCCCCAATGCACCACAATTCCCGTTAGCGTCGTCAAGGGTATTGGAATCCGTCGGGAAAGAACGATGAGTATGCTGGAAACAAGAGCTTCTGACTTTGGCCCTGCTCAGCAGGAACAAAGACATAGTACTTTTCCTGGGCGTAGTTCGCTGGCCTACGTCCCGGATATAGAGAAAAGGGAGTCTGTAGCCCACCACGATTATCTCGAGAGCGGAATTCCATCACGTCCTCTTGCTGCCAATCCTCCCCGGATGTCTTGCAGTGGTCCAACGAGAGTTGTTACAGGTGACGCATCCGATCTTCATCCAGCTTCTGCCGCTCCCTACCGGTCTTCCGCGGCAAAAATAATGTCTATCGAAGAACTTGCCGAACGACATCGCCAGCGACTGTCTAAGATGCAACAGCCGGTTACTTCTAAGTTTAAAGAGAGTGAGCAAATCGAAGAGGTCAGGaaggagtgggagaagcAAAGGGCGCGCGAGAAGGACCAAATGAGGCGCCGAGAAACAGAAAGAGGCAGGGAGAACGAGGATAGCCAAGGCAAGACAAGGGAGGTGGTAAGAAGAACGGAtcagtggaggaggagtaTCGTGGTCGACCCTGAGTTGCAGGTAGGCggtgagaggaagaggagtggagaaaaggcgaagaagcaaggaagaactCTTGTGAATTAGTTCATGGAGAGGCGCGCGTTTGCGAGTCGCGTCTTAATTAGGACTTGAGGCGAGATTGGCGAAATAAGGAACGGACAATTAATTAGGCTGTATACAAGGACTTTGATTGTGTAAAGTAGCATATCAATTCATTCAATGCATAGAATTCATTAGTTTATTCACCATGCAGTTATTATGTATGCAGTAGCCGTGCTGGAGGATGGGTGAGTGGATGAGATGTGGGATGCATGGCGGGTGGTGGGCTGGGGAAAAGGCGATGTAATTGAGGTAGTGAGATGTCTGCTCTGAGATGAAAGTTGTCAACAGATACGCAGCAGCGCAATTTATACATACATCTTTTACATATACACTTCTCTGGAGACATGCCTCCCTTCGTCACCTAACATGTCCCATTCCCGTAACCATAGCCTCGCAATCTCCACCTCAGCCTCTATACACACCTCCCCGTCCCCCTCCCCTGTATCCCCAGCTTCCCCAGGCAGCGCTTCAGCAGGTCTTTCTCGCCGCCATAGCTGGAACATAACAGAGGAGAACCAAGAGCTACCGACATTTCATGAGTCTGGCAACTCCTCTCGCCATGTAGACGGCAACCCTACTCCCAGAAGAGCCGTCCCGCTGCATAGTACACCATTGGGCAAGTCTGGAACCGCCCACTCACACCGCCTGAGCGAGAGGGATATTGCATGGGCTGGTGTCAACGATGGGACGGCCGTATGGGGAGACCTTGATCATACCACGCCCACGCAGAGCCGCAGTAGGCCATTGTTCAACACTTATCAATCGACCACCTCTTTGCAATCAACGGTATGGCCCTTGGATGACCACGGGAGATCATCAGATGACAGGGAGCGTCTTACATCTGGACCCTCGCAAATTATGGAGTACAATGGGATAGGCAAGGGAACACCCAGGCGGTCGCCCAGGAAGCCGTACAATGAGAGCGGCTCCGCTTTAGGCAGGAGCTCAACGCTGAGGAACGTTTCTCAGTCTCTGAGAAAAGCGAGTGTGAGGGTAGTCAACATCATGGGCACAGAACGTGGAGATGGCAGGGAAAGGCTGGGtagtgatgatgaaggtgaggaGGTATTGCAAGATGTAGAAATAGATGGAGATCAGGGCTTTGTTATGAGCAGCACAAACGATAATCAGGAACTGTACCAAGCCCTAGACGGTCGCCTACCAGGTCtcagagagaagaggcggGCCGCAGGCGACTAAGAGGCAGGACGATGTGTGTCTTTGGGCCGACGAGTAGGGTAAGAAAGAGTATGGACCGTTTGATGATGTATCCGTAAGTCGTATGATTGCAAGAATTGGTGTGCTGTTACTGACTGAAGATCAATCATATGCAGCTGGACAGAACCTGTCATATTATTACTTATCATAACAAATGTCGTCGTTCTTGCTATTCAGTCGGCGCCTACTCTGAACTCACCCAGGATCGATGACGGATACTTTCAGGCTTGGGAGGACGTCGTGCTGCTGGTGCTTTTCATCGTCTTTACGTGGGTGTGATTCAGTTTGATTGATATGCAAGCAAAGACTGATGGCTATGAACAGGTTGGAGATGTTTGCACGTATAGTCGTCACCGGACTGCTATTGGACCCCGAAACATCTCTCCGCGAATCTCTCTTCGGCCAAGATGGTGTCGTCGCTGTTCTACAGCAATACTTGCTAATAACCAAATCCAACATTGAATCCAACCTGCGACGCAAAGCAACTAAAAAGCGTGCACCGTGGCGATCACAAGGACAGAACGATGCCACGCACAATACGGACTCAAAGACTCCTCCTACTACTTCGGCCCTGAGGTCCTTGACAGGCCTTTCAGAAGCTCCTTTTCAAAAAGCAATGGCCAAGCAAAAGGGCTTATCCGATCAGGGAAGACCATACCTCCGTCACTCATGGCACCGTATTGATATGATAGCGGTATTTGCTTTCTGGATCATGTTCTTTTTGGCTCTCACAGGCCATGAAGCCACTGCCGATCGCCACATCTACATCTTCCGTGCACTTTCAATCCTTCGTGCCGGACGTCTCCTGGTGATCACGAGTGGTACCACCACTATCCTCCATTCACTAAAACGTGCGGGCCCAATGCTCATCACAGTATCCTACTTCCTTGTTTTCGCAGCGTGCATTTTCTCCATTATTGGGGTGCAGAGCTTCAGAGGAAGCTTTCGAAGAGCATGTATGTTGACGGATCCTCACAATTCAAGCAATGTGATTCAGCTGCAAACGCAATGTGGAGGCTGGTTGAACTCTACCTCCCTGGAAAGTGTGTCATATCTGAACCTTGATGGAACATCCTCAGCTGTGCCGCCAAAGGGGTACATCTGCCCTCTAGGGCAAATCTGTATGGTGAGTTCACTTACTCGGATGCCGCACCACTTCACTCATCATGAACATGGCTGATAACCGTTACGTAGACGACGGATGAGAATCCTAACAACAATGTCAACAGCTTCGACAATGTTTTTTCGTCTCTCGTCCAGATCATTATTATCACATCTAGTGGGTGACCTTTGTTACAAAAGCCAAAAAATACGTCTTTAACTGCTTGCAGTCAACACATGGGCGCCAGTCATGTACATGGCTATGGACTCTGACTTTTTTGCATcgtccctcttcttcatagcTGGCGTCATTGTACTCAACTTTTGGTTAATCAACTTGTTGATTGCTGTAGTGGTAAACACGTTTAGCGATATCCGAGCAGAAACGAAACGCAGTGCTTTTGGTGCCGGCGAGTAAGTCGTAGTGTACTGCTGCTCGTCGCAAAAGGACTGACAGGGGGTCGTAGGACATTTCTAGGCACAGAACCACATTGGGCAGCAGAGGACGAA
Coding sequences within:
- a CDS encoding HAD hydrolase family IIID — protein: MSPDDEPPRRSLSCNEPHFQSDAAVAAGNDHLSATQPHKALGNHSMVDGEETTSVEGQQEQSNENDEGSITTTSSPVQQVDHQGEGEGGGDDLVDSDDVNMEDDGSLEVSAVPLAEEVDEEWWDLKMQWGGKVYDIRVGGNDMVYDFRERIASLTSVPPDAQKLIGLSSAVKGKLNASHDAMRFAHLGVKNGGKFVLVGTKVEERFIDPIKALREGEGAGEDEFDVDYKGKGPGNDPRNKRKIQEIIDKVPITVMNAPREGKKLLVLDLDYTIVDTKPLLNGALPSSECARPGLHDFLKLVYPHYDIVIWSQTSWRWLETKLVELDLISDSREYKISFVIDRSCMFPVFSQRNGQLYKHEVKPLAYLWASFPQWSAKNTIHVDDLSRNFALNPGEGLKIRAFNKAGSPDGQRDRELIKLGTYLLGIAASEKDFTTVNHKYWSGRGRRGRH